A stretch of Lathyrus oleraceus cultivar Zhongwan6 chromosome 6, CAAS_Psat_ZW6_1.0, whole genome shotgun sequence DNA encodes these proteins:
- the LOC127093045 gene encoding cytochrome P450 709B2 — MGYLIATAMVISTIMIWRVCVILFWRPYAVRKHFRKQGVTGPPCYSFLHGSLHDMKIMMKDARQMIMDKHSHDITQRVLPHYHIWSSLYGERFLYWYGTEPRISITDAELVKEILSDKFGFYEKPKVRPSIITLMGNGLLLVTGVDWVKHRRILNPAFSMDKLKGMISRMAACTISMLDEWKRQLAIYAKNKSLTIEMCEAFRELTSDIIAHTSFGTSFAHGKEAFNAQTKLQHLIAASSSDVFIPGIQYIPTRTNLEIWKLDRKIKKSLQCIIESRLNSQSDSSFYGDDLLGIMMDTKNDGPNKLNMNEIMEECKTFFFAGHETTSNLLVWTVFLLSLHKDWQEKLRQEVMQICGMEIPDPDMLSKLKMVNMVLLEALRLYCPAIELERMASKDMKLGDLMIPRGTGLMIPITMIHRSKEYWGEDSNDFNPMRFINGASKAAKHPNALLPFSMGPRNCIGQKFSMMEAKTVMALILQRFSWSLSPDYQHAPVKNLTVQPQHGLPIIVKPLQL, encoded by the exons ATGGGATATCTAATTGCTACAGCCATGGTGATTTCCACTATTATGATTTGGAGAGTATGTGTAATTCTGTTTTGGAGGCCATATGCAGTGAGAAAGCACTTTCGAAAGCAAGGAGTGACGGGGCCACCATGTTACTCGTTTCTTCATGGTTCTCTTCATGATATGAAAATAATGATGAAGGATGCAAGACAAATGATTATGGATAAACACTCGCATGATATTACTCAAAGGGTTCTTCCTCACTACCACATATGGTCCTCCTTATATG GAGAGAGATTTCTGTATTGGTATGGAACCGAACCTAGAATTTCCATAACTGATGCAGAGCTGGTGAAGGAGATTTTATCCGATAAATTTGGTTTCTATGAAAAACCAAAAGTAAGGCCTTCAATAATAACATTGATGGGAAATGGGTTACTTCTAGTGACAGGAGTGGATTGGGTTAAGCACAGAAGAATACTCAATCCTGCTTTCTCCATGGATAAACTCAAG GGTATGATAAGTAGAATGGCAGCATGTACCATTTCTATGCTAGATGAATGGAAGAGGCAATTAGCCATTTATGCAAAGAACAAATCATTGACAATAGAGATGTGTGAAGCATTTCGAGAACTAACATCTGATATAATAGCTCACACATCCTTCGGTACTAGCTTTGCTCATGGAAAAGAAGCCTTTAATGCACAAACAAAGCTTCAACATCTTATTGCTGCTTCAAGTTCTGACGTTTTCATTCCTGGCATTCA ATATATTCCTACTAGGACAAATTTGGAGATATGGAAGCTTGATAGGAAAATTAAGAAATCACTACAATGCATTATTGAAAGTAGGTTGAATTCTCAGTCAGATAGCTCCTTTTATGGAGATGATCTACTGGGCATAATGATGGATACCAAAAATGATGGTCCTAATAAGTTGAACATGAATGAAATCATGGAAGAGTGCAAGACATTTTTTTTTGCTGGTCATGAAACCACTTCAAACTTACTTGTTTGGACTGTCTTTTTGTTGAGTTTGCATAAAGATTGGCAAGAGAAACTTAGACAAGAAGTCATGCAGATTTGTGGCATGGAAATTCCTGATCCAGACATGCTATCAAAGTTAAAAATG GTGAATATGGTGTTGCTCGAAGCATTGAGGTTGTATTGTCCTGCAATAGAATTAGAGAGAATGGCTTCAAAAGATATGAAACTAGGAGATTTGATGATCCCAAGAGGAACAGGCCTCATGATCCCAATTACAATGATTCATAGAAGTAAAGAATACTGGGGTGAAGATTCAAATGACTTCAATCCAATGAGATTCATAAATGGAGCATCTAAGGCTGCAAAACACCCAAATGCACTACTTCCGTTTTCGATGGGTCCAAGAAATTGCATTGGTCAAAAATTTTCAATGATGGAAGCTAAAACAGTGATGGCTTTAATTCttcagaggttttcttggtcTCTTTCTCCTGACTATCAACATGCACCTGTTAAGAACCTTACTGTGCAGCCACAACATGGTCTTCCCATCATTGTAAAACCATTGCAGCTATAA